A genomic region of Cygnus atratus isolate AKBS03 ecotype Queensland, Australia chromosome 13, CAtr_DNAZoo_HiC_assembly, whole genome shotgun sequence contains the following coding sequences:
- the LOC118245362 gene encoding phosphatidylinositol 3,4,5-trisphosphate 5-phosphatase 2-like isoform X1, whose amino-acid sequence MAAASWYHRDISRVVAEDLLAKAGRDGCFLVRDSESVAGAYALCLLFQRHVHTYRILPDDEGLLSVQTIQGIQAKCFRTLPDLIGAYQQPNNGLVTPLLYPVHRPRDVADEDSDGEDGRGNQAGSAVPAGGSGGSTGLGAPPARPHISQQLQLRLQEQVHSSPASDFMGFMAEYLTQHLQLDLEALRNGHLQLRHLSTALVTACRALHSEIDFTLAGLETLARVFDPPASPRSPAREQGLLASDPDLELLLNKISAVNHLLSSLEKKVLRSLQETVSRHNLALPSLAAPPPATKPLAVQCFEVKVGKSQRAALTVDVELGTVAITKRGSGSPEETIPQDKILQLIKYQSVQSKVRLVYDRDLQRSLSKDFVFPSARKREAFCQLLQLMKIQHSNLDEPDLISVYVGTWNMGSAPPPRSLASWLTSRGLGRTQDETTACIPHDIYVIGTQENSLGDREWVEFLRASLKTLMAIDYRVVALQCLWSIKMVVLVKPEHERRISHVHTSSVKTGIANTLGNKGAVGVSFLFNGTSFGFVNCHLASGSEKTHRRNQNYSDILRSLALGDKRLSAFDLTLRFTHLFWFGDLNYRLDMDVQDILTHVTKKEFDILLAVDQLTLEREKNKVFLQFREGDISFPPTYRYERGSRDSYMWQKFKTTGMRINVPSWCDRILWKSHPETHLVCNSYGCTDDIVTSDHSPVFATFEVGVTSQFVPKNAPGSSPEPLACIEWESIEVIVKTASRSKCYIEFHSYCLEEAQRSGENSSQSCDVPGFLKMGWSAKQLPVLNPILPDLEYLGDQHLLLSIKGVESCESYGECCIAMRSMIGSMAQQFETFLFHRGEETGSMRGWMKVRVPKERHSTRERLYEWISFEEEDDAPAADTPTCPKPPLRSRPHSLPEASSYTNPAYFIFEGLPTTWALGTGEAPNTQAESPTGGQRRRSPLRARVPSPSPRGCLLSPPGVGRQKRPKSAILERDAPAMGDCSLTALHMATCLSQLDRLAPGRAGDSHKVLLRQTHSALEPPPRRSPGVPGRTTDARQHGHPGEWPCDRSRSAGVGPGHLGVQQYEEGLCTHGWDGPEFFRYPPALELAAGGSEHTSTTAPRVPGRAPRPGGNERDGTERDLLEAGGLSPAHRNATPW is encoded by the exons ACGGGGAGGACGGCAGAGGGAACCAGGCAGGCAGCGCGGTCCCCGCTGGGGGGTCCGGGGGGAGCACGGGGCTCGGCGctccccctgcccggccccacatctcgcagcagctgcagctgaggctgcaggagcaggtccACAGCAG cccagccagcgACTTCATGGGCTTCATGGCCGAGTACCTgacccagcacctgcagctggaCCTGGAGGCGCTGCGCAACGGGCACCTGCAGCTGCGCCACCTCAGCACCGCCCTCGTCACCGCCTGCAGGGCGCTGCACAG TGAGATCGACTTCACGTTGGCGGGGCTGGAGACCCTGGCCAGGGTGTTCGACCCCCCTGCGTCCCCTCGCAGCCCAGCCAGGGAGCAG GGCCTCCTGGCCAGCGATCCCGACCTGGAGCTGCTCCTCAACAAGATCTCTGCCGTCAACCACCTGCTGTCATCGCTGGAGAAGAAG GTGCTGAGGTCCCTGCAGGAGACGGTGTCGCGGCACAACCTGGCGCTGCCCAGCCtggcggccccgccgccggccaCCAAGCCCCTGGCCGTGCAGTGCTTCGAG GTGAAGGTGGGCAAGTCGCAGCGGGCAGCCCTGACGGTGGACGTGGAGCTGGGCACGGTGGCCATCACCAAGAGGGGCAGCGGGTCGCCGGAGGAGACCATCCCGCAGGACAAAA TCCTGCAGCTGATTAAATACCAGAGCGTGCAGAGCAAGGTGAGGCTGGTGTACGACCGCGACCTGCAGAGGAGCCTGAGCAAGGACTTCGTCTTCCCCAGCGCGCGG AAGCGAGAAgccttctgccagctgctgcagctgatgaAGATCCAGCACTCCAACCTGGACGAGCCCGACCTCATCTCGGTGTACGTCGGGACGTGGAACATGG gcagcgccccgccgccgcgctcccTCGCCTCCTGGCTGACCTCGCGGGGCTTGGGGCGCACGCAGGACGAGACCACCGCCTGCATCCCCCACGACATCTACGTCATCGGCACCCAGGAGAACTCCCTGGGCGACCGCGAGTGGGTCGAGTTCCTGCGCGCCTCCCTCAAGACGCTGATGGCCATCGACTACCGAGTG GTCGCCCTGCAGTGCCTGTGGAGCATCAAGATGGTGGTGCTGGTGAAGCCCGAGCACGAGCGGCGCATCAGCCACGTCCACACCTCCAGCGTCAAAACGGGGATCGCCAACACGCTGG GGAACAAGGGGGCCGTGGGCGTCTCCTTCCTGTTCAACGGGACCTCCTTCGGCTTCGTCAACTGCCACCTGGCCTCCGGCAGTGAGAAGACCCACAG GCGGAACCAGAACTACAGCGACATCCTGCGCTCCCTGGCGCTGGGCGACAAGCGGCTCAGCGCCTTCGACCTCACGCTGCGCTTCACCCACCTCTTCTGGTTCGGGGACCTCAACTACCGCCTCGACATGGACGTGCAG GACATCCTGACCCACGTCACCAAGAAGGAGTTTGACATCCTGCTGGCCGTCGACCAGCTCACCCTGGAGCGGGAGAAGAACAAGGTGTTCCTGCAGTTCA GAGAGGGTGACATCTCCTTCCCACCCACCTACCGGTACGAGCGGGGCTCCCGGGACAGCTACATGTGGCAGAAGTTCAAGACCACGGGG ATGAGGATCAACGTCCCCTCGTGGTGCGACCGCATCCTCTGGAAGTCGCACCCCGAGACCCACCTGGTCTGCAACTCCTACG GCTGCACCGACGATATTGTCACCAGCGACCACTCGCCCGTCTTCGCCACCTTCGAGGTGGGCGTGACGTCGCAGTTCGTGCCCAAGAACG CTCCCGgcagcagccccgagcccctgGCCTGCATCGAGTGGGAGAGCATCGAGGTGATCGTGAAAACCGCCAGCCGCAGCAAGTGCTACATCGAGTTTCACTCCTACTGCCTGGAGG AGGCTCAGCGGAGCGGGGAGAACAGCTCCCAGAGCTGCGACGTCCCCGGCTTCCTCAAGATGGGCTGGTCGGCCAAGCAGCTGCCCGTG CTGAACCCCATCCTGCCGGACCTGGAGTACCTGGGGGACCAGCACCTGCTCCTCAGCATCAAGGGCGTGGAGAGCTGCGAGTCCTACG GCGAGTGCTGCATCGCGATGAGGTCGATGATCGGCAGCATGGCCCAGCAGTTCGagaccttcctcttccaccGAGGCGAGGAGACGGGCTCCATGCGGGGCTGGATGAAGGTCCGGGTCCCCAAGGAGAGACACAGCACCCGCGAGAGGCTCTACG AGTGGATCAGctttgaggaggaggacgaTGCTCCGGCAGCGGACACCCCGACGTGCCCCAAGCCACCTCTCAG GAGCCGGCCCCACAGCCTCCCGGAGGCCAGCAGCTACACCAACCCAGCCTACTTCATCTTCGAGGGGCTCCCCACCACGTGGGCGCTGGGCACCGGAGAAGCCCCCAACACGCAGGCGGAGAGCCCGACGGGGGGCCAGCGGCGCCGGAGCCCCCTCAGGGCACGGGTCCCCTCGCCCTCGCCCCGCGGGTGCCTGCTCAGCCCCCCTGGCGTGGGCAGGCAGAAGCGACCCAAGTCGGCCATCCTGGAGAGGGATGCGCCAGCAATGGGCGACTGCTCGCTGACGGCGCTGCACATGGCCACCTGCCTGAGCCAGCTGGACCGGCTGGCCCCCGGGCGTGCAGGGGACAGCCACAAGGTGCTGCTGCGCCAGACCCACAGCGCCCTGGAGCCGCCCCCCCGGCGCTCCCCGGGGGTGCCGGGGCGCACCACGGATGCTCGCCAGCACGGCCACCCTGGAGAG TGGCCCTGCGACAGGTCCCGCAGCGCTGGCGTGGGGCCGGGCCACCTCGGCGTGCAGCAGTACGAGGAGGGGCTGTGCACCCACGGCTGGGACGGCCCCGAGTTCTTCAGGTACCccccagccctggagctggcagcagggggcTCAGAGCACACCAGCACCACTGCCCCCAGGGTCCCTGGCAGAGCCCCGCGCCCTGGGGGGAACGAGAG GGATGGCACCGAGCGGGACCTGCTGGAAGCtggggggctcagccctgcccaCCGCAACGCCACTCCATGGTGA
- the P2RY4 gene encoding P2Y purinoceptor 4 gives MAAPARMFPVALWTPTPTPWPGGNSTAAEEAKCVFNEEFKFILLPISYGIVLVVGLPLNTWAIWIFVSRMRPWNATTTYMFNLAVSDTLYVLSLPTLVYYYADRNNWPFGKALCKIVRFLFYANLYSSILFLTCISVHRYLGICHPIRSLKWVKTKHARLICVGAWLVVTICLIPNLIFVTTSSKDNSTLCHDTTKPEEFDHYVHYSSSVMALLFGVPFLVIVVCYCLMAKRLCKPSFSSPGPRVPSFKQRSIKMIIIVLTVFAICFVPFHITRTLYYTSRYFQADCQTLNIINFTYKITRPLASINSCLDPILYFMAGDKYRGRLRRGAAQRPQPAPTSLLALVSPSVESSVVGSCCTSDPRGMGTARSGGGR, from the coding sequence ATGGCCGCTCCAGCGAGGATGTTCCCAGTTGCCCTGTGGACACCGACTCCGACTCCCTGGCCGGGAGGGAACAGCACGGCCGCAGAGGAGGCGAAGTGCGTCTTCAACGAGGAGTTCAAGTTCATCCTGCTGCCCATCTCCTACGGCATCGTCCTGGTGGTGGGGCTGCCCCTCAACACCTGGGCCATCTGGATTTTCGTCTCCAGGATGAGGCCCTGGAACGCCACCACCACCTACATGTTCAACCTGGCCGTCTCCGACACGCTCTAcgtcctctccctccccaccctggTCTACTACTACGCCGACCGCAACAACTGGCCCTTCGGGAAGGCGCTCTGCAAGATCGTGCGCTTCCTCTTCTACGCCAACCTCTACAGCAGCATCCTCTTCCTGACCTGCATCAGCGTGCACCGCTACCTGGGCATCTGCCACCCCATCCGCTCCCTCAAGTGGGTGAAGACCAAGCACGCGCGCCTCATCTGCGTGGGCGCCTGGCTCGTCGTCACCATCTGCCTCATCCCCAACCTCATCTTCGTCACCACGAGCTCCAAGGACAACAGCACCCTGTGCCACGACACCACCAAGCCCGAGGAGTTCGACCACTACGTGCACTACAGCTCCTCCGTCATGGCCCTCCTCTTCGGCGTCCCCTTCCTGGTGATCGTCGTGTGCTACTGCCTGATGGCCAAGCGGCTCTGCAAGCCCAGCTTctccagccccggcccccgcgTGCCCTCCTTCAAGCAGCGCTCCATCAAGATGATCATCATCGTCCTCACCGTCTTTGCCATCTGCTTCGTGCCCTTCCACATCACCCGCACCCTCTACTACACCTCCCGCTACTTCCAAGCCGACTGCCAGACCCTCAACATCATCAACTTCACCTACAAGATCACGCGGCCCCTGGCCAGCATCAACAGCTGCCTGGACCCCATTTTGTACTTCATGGCGGGGGACAAGTACCGGGGACGGCTGCGCCGGGGGGCAGCCCAGCGCCCCCAGCCCGCGCCCACCTCCCTCCTGGCCCTGGTGTCCCCCTCGGTGGAGAGCAGCGTGgtgggcagctgctgcaccAGTGACCCCCGAGGGATGGGGACGGCGCGGAGCGGAGGCGGGCGGTGA
- the LOC118245361 gene encoding diacylglycerol O-acyltransferase 2-like — MKTIIAACSQNLSGSRASLPAALRTLLAVPWPSQRDVRAWLQLLAVLQWVLSFLLLGTVSLLLLIYLVFTKFWPISALYLAWVIFDWDTPEKGGRRLPCLRRWPVWRHFRDYFPVKLVKTHDLSPSHNYIIGSHPHGILCVGAFCNFITGSTGFAEMFPGIRPFLTTLAGNFRLPLFREYLMSGGLCPVTRRAIGYLLSKNGTGNAVAIVIGGAAESLSCRPGITTLILKNRKGFVRMALQHGAYLVPSFSFGENDLFRQVVFEEGSWMRSIQQRFQKMMGFAPCVFYGRGLTSVRSRGFLPYARPITTVVGEPVMVPKIEDPSHETVDMYHEMYVRSLLKLFNENKTKYGLSEADELRIV; from the exons ATGAAAACAATCATTGCAGCCTGTTCCCAAAATCTGAGCG GCAGCCGCGCCAGCCTCCCGGCCGCCCTGCGCACCCTGCTCGCCGTGCCCTGGCCCTCGCAGCGGGACGTGCGCgcctggctccagctcctcGCCGTGCTCCAGTGGGTGctcagcttcctgctgctgg GCACcgtcagcctgctgctgctcatctACCTGGTCTTCACCAAGTTCTGGCCCATCTCCGCGCTCTACCTGGCCTGGGTCATCTTTGACTGGGACACGCCGGAGAAAG GTGGCAGGAGGCTGCCGTGCTTGCGGAGATGGCCCGTGTGGAGGCACTTTCGGGACTATTTCCCCGTGAAG CTGGTGAAGACGCACGACCTGTCCCCCAGCCACAACTACATCATCGGCTCCCACCCCCACGGCATCCTCTGCGTCGGCGCCTTCTGCAACTTCATCACGGGCTCCACCGGCTTCGCGGAGATGTTCCCGGGCATCCGGCCCTTCCTCACCACCCTGGCTGGAAATTTCCGCCTGCCCCTCTTCAGGGAGTACCTGATGAGCGGGG GCCTGTGCCCCGTGACGCGCCGTGCCATCGGGTACCTGCTCTCCAAGAACGGCACCGGCAACGCCGTGGCCATCGTCATCGGCGGCGCAGCCGAGTCGCTCTCCTGCCGCCCCGGCATCACCACGCTCATCCTGAAGAACCGCAAGGGCTTCGTCCGCATGGCCCTGCAGCACGG GGCCTACCTCgtcccctccttctccttcgGGGAGAACGACCTGTTCCGCCAGGTGGTCTTTGAGGAGGGCAGCTGGATGAGGAGCATCCAGCAGCGCTTCCAGAAGATGATGGGCTTTGCCCCCTGCGTCTTCTACGGCAGGGGCCTCACCTCCGTGCGGTCCCGGGGCTTCCTGCCCTACGCCAGGCCCATCACCACCGTGG TGGGGGAGCCGGTGATGGTGCCCAAGATCGAGGACCCGAGCCACGAGACGGTGGACATGTACCACGAGATGTACGTCCGCTCCCTGCTCAAGCTCTTCAACGAGAACAAGACCAAGTACGGGCTGTCGGAGGCGGACGAGCTGCGCATCGTGTGA
- the IGBP1 gene encoding immunoglobulin-binding protein 1 isoform X1, with protein MAEGPGGEARLPELLATGWRLWEEVEAGTEPSSGAPAVQDKVRQGLGALRQAAAMVAELDLFSENEELEEVASADLKYLAVPALLGALTLRQVDASRRREHLEAARAHFCRFLQLCRAYGLSAAPPPAAAPGDEEAGSPPPRGPAAQRSLLAMAAGRQAKIERYKQKKELENRLASVRTFVDSGQADEDQIREFYLLQIQKWVNISFEEIESIDQEMVILRSRDAVKQSSAPPHGTSRQVRAPLKPFILTRDAVQSKVFGAGYPSLPTMTVNDWYDQRRREEAMRGQSAPQKPSADISDEELQKQQQEKKEEEDDEEALQKARDWDDWKDTHPRGYGNRQNMG; from the exons ATGGCGGAGGGGCCCGGCGGCGAGGCGCGGCTGCCGGAGCTGCTGGCGACGGGCTGGCGGCTctgggaggaggtggaggcCGGCACCGAGCCCTCCTCGGGGGCGCCGGCCGTGCAGGATAAGGTGCGGCAGGGGCTGGGCGCGCTGCGGCAGGCGGCCGCCATGGTGGCGGAGCTGGATCTCTTCAG CGAGAacgaggagctggaggaggtggcCTCGGCGGACCTGAAGTACCTGGCGGTGCCCGCCCTGCTGGGCGCCCTGACCCTGCGGCAGGTGGACGCGAGCCGGCGGCGGGAGCACCTGGAGGCCGCCCGGGCCCACTTCTGCcgcttcctgcagctctgccggGCCTACGGGCTcagcgccgccccgccgcccgccgccgccccgggggaCGAGGAggccggcagccccccgccccgcggccccgccgcccagCGCAGCCTGCTGGCCATGGCCGCCGGCCGGCAGGCCAAGATCGAGAG GTATAAGCAGAAGAAGGAACTGGAGAACAGgctggcctctgtgagaacCTTTGTGGACAGTGGGCAGGCAGATGAGGATCAGATACGGGAATTCTACCTACTGCAAATCCAGAAATGGGTCAACATCAGCTTTGAAGAAATCGAGAGCATTGACCAAGAAATGGTAATCCTGAGGAGCAGAGATGCAGTGAAACAG TCTTCAGCACCACCTCACGGTACTTCCCGGCAAGTCAGGGCTCCACTGAAACCTTTCATTCTTACCCGGGATGCTGTTCAGTCtaa AGTGTTTGGTGCTGGATATCCTAGCCTCCCAACTATGACCGTAAATGATTGGTATGATCAGCGCAGAAGGGAAGAAGCAATGCGTGGTCAGAGTGCACCTCAGAAGCCATCAG CAGATATAAGTGATGAAGagttgcagaagcagcagcaggagaaaaaggaggaggaggatgatgAGGAAGCTCTTCAAAAAGCTCGGGACTGGGATGACTGGAAAGATACACACCCGAGAGGCTACGGCAATCGGCAGAACATGGGCTGA
- the IGBP1 gene encoding immunoglobulin-binding protein 1 isoform X2 — MAEGPGGEARLPELLATGWRLWEEVEAGTEPSSGAPAVQDKVRQGLGALRQAAAMVAELDLFSENEELEEVASADLKYLAVPALLGALTLRQVDASRRREHLEAARAHFCRFLQLCRAYGLSAAPPPAAAPGDEEAGSPPPRGPAAQRSLLAMAAGRQAKIERYKQKKELENRLASVRTFVDSGQADEDQIREFYLLQIQKWVNISFEEIESIDQEMVILRSRDAVKQSSAPPHGTSRQVRAPLKPFILTRDAVQSKVFGAGYPSLPTMTVNDWYDQRRREEAMRGQSAPQKPSDISDEELQKQQQEKKEEEDDEEALQKARDWDDWKDTHPRGYGNRQNMG, encoded by the exons ATGGCGGAGGGGCCCGGCGGCGAGGCGCGGCTGCCGGAGCTGCTGGCGACGGGCTGGCGGCTctgggaggaggtggaggcCGGCACCGAGCCCTCCTCGGGGGCGCCGGCCGTGCAGGATAAGGTGCGGCAGGGGCTGGGCGCGCTGCGGCAGGCGGCCGCCATGGTGGCGGAGCTGGATCTCTTCAG CGAGAacgaggagctggaggaggtggcCTCGGCGGACCTGAAGTACCTGGCGGTGCCCGCCCTGCTGGGCGCCCTGACCCTGCGGCAGGTGGACGCGAGCCGGCGGCGGGAGCACCTGGAGGCCGCCCGGGCCCACTTCTGCcgcttcctgcagctctgccggGCCTACGGGCTcagcgccgccccgccgcccgccgccgccccgggggaCGAGGAggccggcagccccccgccccgcggccccgccgcccagCGCAGCCTGCTGGCCATGGCCGCCGGCCGGCAGGCCAAGATCGAGAG GTATAAGCAGAAGAAGGAACTGGAGAACAGgctggcctctgtgagaacCTTTGTGGACAGTGGGCAGGCAGATGAGGATCAGATACGGGAATTCTACCTACTGCAAATCCAGAAATGGGTCAACATCAGCTTTGAAGAAATCGAGAGCATTGACCAAGAAATGGTAATCCTGAGGAGCAGAGATGCAGTGAAACAG TCTTCAGCACCACCTCACGGTACTTCCCGGCAAGTCAGGGCTCCACTGAAACCTTTCATTCTTACCCGGGATGCTGTTCAGTCtaa AGTGTTTGGTGCTGGATATCCTAGCCTCCCAACTATGACCGTAAATGATTGGTATGATCAGCGCAGAAGGGAAGAAGCAATGCGTGGTCAGAGTGCACCTCAGAAGCCATCAG ATATAAGTGATGAAGagttgcagaagcagcagcaggagaaaaaggaggaggaggatgatgAGGAAGCTCTTCAAAAAGCTCGGGACTGGGATGACTGGAAAGATACACACCCGAGAGGCTACGGCAATCGGCAGAACATGGGCTGA